From Asterias amurensis chromosome 3, ASM3211899v1, a single genomic window includes:
- the LOC139935413 gene encoding U6 snRNA phosphodiesterase 1-like — protein MSALQALQGYESSSSESEELNLDDVDNHSKSENAVQDQKDGKRPALPSVPSEILGMFDMSSNVAEGKSNASSHGGRIRSFEHVAGNWATLVYIPVELTEQLKIIMEDLLSLMPSSVDMEPVPDLHISLSRTVTLQYQWIDPFVDSIRQRLASFGGFTYCFDNVEFYANDEKTRSFIGLKANHGHQEMLNLVKIIDVCLQEFSLPVYYEKPSFHVSFGWCLGDYQTFLGDSDMTRIQRECRKLCRASLPLSVSEIWCKVGCKQFRIPLGMGR, from the exons ATGTCAGCTCTACAGGCTCTTCAAGGTTATGAGAGTAGCTCAAGCGAATCAGAAGAACTGAACTTGGACGATGTCGACA atCATTCTAAAAGTGAGAATGCTGTTCAAGACCAGAAAGACGGGAAAAG acCAGCTTTACCTTCAGTACCATCAGAAATACTTGGTATGTTTGATATGTCATCTAATGTCGCTGAAGGCAAGAGCAATGCCAGCTCGCATGGTGGCCGAATCAGGTCATTTGAGCATGTGGCTGGTAATTGGGCTACATTGGTGTACATCCCAG TTGAACTAACAGAACAACTCAAAATCATCATGGAAGACCTACTCAGCTTGATGCCCTCTAGTGTTGACATGGAGCCAGTGCCTGACCTCCATATTAGTTTATCGAGGACAGTGACCCTCCAGTATCAATGGATTGACCCATTTGTTGATTCAATACGCCAGCGACTGGCTTCCTTTGGAGGGTTCACCTACTGCTTCGACAATGTTGAGTTTTATGCCAATGACGAGAAGACCAG GTCGTTTATTGGTTTGAAAGCCAACCATGGACACCAAGAGATGTTAAATCTAGTGAAGATAATTGATGTCTGCTTGCAAGAATTCTCTCTTCCTGTTTACTAtgag aaacCGTCGTTTCATGTCAGTTTTGGTTGGTGCCTTGGAGATTAccaaacatttcttggtgacagTGATATGACCAGAATTCAG CGTGAATGCAGAAAGCTTTGTAGAGCCAGCCTTCCATTGTCAGTCAGTGAAATATGGTGTAAAGTAGGCTGCAAGCAGTTCAGAATACCACTGGGGATGGGGAGGTGA